AGTGTCCTTTTTTAATgccaaatttatttttctaatgtAATCAAATTATGGTTAATTTAGTTTGTAAACAGCCCAATTATTTTTCATGTTTGAATCCTTTTATTCATCAAGTACATTATATATAACTCCTTTTATCTGTCAAATACATTAATAAAAAAACTGCACGTAGCATTAGTTCCCTTTTCATATAGCAAATACGTAGCATTAGTTCACTTTCATATAGCAAATTAGttgttttttaaatttcaaattatgGTCAATTTAATTAAAATGTTTTGATTGTTTTTCTCCACAAATGTGCACAAAATATCTTAAGTTGTAAAGATAGCCGAGTCATTTTAACCCCAATGATGTGAGCATTGGGTCCCAAATTAATGATAGAGAAGGTAAGtgattatttttaaaactttgggGAGAGAATTGCAATTATTAGACATATTAGGGtagatttctaaaattatccaaaaataaaagggttaaaaaagaaagaaaataaaataaaaggttgAATGTCGGTTGTAAGAGGGTTAAACATCCCTATCAGTAGTGCTGATTCAGTGAAGTTTCTGGTTGATGCCATGATCTCAATTTCCTCTTATTACTACTGCTCAAGAATCTTCCCTAAAACTCTGCTCAACCttaaaaataccaaaaaaccTACTTCCCCATTGCCCTGCTCATCACTCCTAAAGCAACTAGTCTCTCCATCGTCAACTCCTGTTCTTCAGGTTCGAGCAATGGCTGATTCTGCTGCTGTTTCTTCCCCTTTCaagaaaatccaaattcaaaggGATGACACTGTAAGTTTAATTTCTGATGCATAATTAATTTTAAGGATTTTGATGAAATGCTTGGTGTGCTCTTTGTATATTCCTGTAATTTTTTGTGGGATTTGTGAAAGTGCTGAAAATGTTGATGACCCTGCAAGTTTGAATTTTGGTGCAGGATTGATTTTTAAGGTTTTGATGAAATTGCTTTATGGGCTTGTACTATAgtcttgtaatttttttttgtgggatTTGAGAAATGTCGATGAAAAGAATCATATGAAGCGTTAAAGCTGAAAAAGATTCTTGCTTTTTGCCTAAGCTAGAAAGATTCTTGATGCTTCTATTGTTGATATTTGATGAATTATTTGATTGTGGCAATTATTAAGATGTTTGAGGACAATATTATTATCTGtgtcaaaattagtttttgaaataCCAGCCAACAGattaaaagtgaaaaaaaaggtCCTCCATTTTGTTGTAAGCAATGTTGGAGAAAAGTTAAAATGGTTGTGCataatctttctttttccagTCAATTTGCTGGTATAATGGCTTTGGTCTAAATTGATGATATTGAGAAAATGCTTGAAGCTTTTATGAGAACTTTGTACTGAGTTTGTAGATATGATGTGAATGCTGCGGTCTTTTACTTAGCCAATGGCCATAGGCTCTTTCTTGGTCATATACATGGAGAATTTTACTAGTCCTGGCTTTCCTTGCTTTATCTAATCTAATGTCTGAACCCAATAAATGGCGGAAAATATGACCATGGCCCTCCCAACAGTTGACATGTTTAACTGCAGTTTTAAGCAGTTATTTTTATGGCATGCTAAATGTTCTAGTATATACTTATCATGGTTTGAGTTTGGAGACTGCTTCCTTGTGTAAAGAAGTGGAATAGAGTTCATGGTCATTGAGAGTTTATGTTggtttttgtctttttcatttttgttattCTTTTGGGTATAAACTGAAGTTCAGTGAGAGTGTTGTGGCTGGTTGGACAGACATTTGATGCTTATGTAGTGGGGAAAGAGGATGCTCCCGGGATTGTAGTTCTTCAAGAGTGGTGGGGAGTGGATTTTGAGATCAAGAACCATGCTCAGAAAATTTCTCAGTTTGATGGTGGCTATAAAGCACTTATACCTGAGTAAGATCCTTGATTAATCACAAGACTATGGCTGCACACGGTTTTGTTGGCTTTAAGAGTCACATATCCTTTTTTAGTTGGTTTACAAGTGTTTAATGACTTTCATTGTTTGATGTAGTTTATATCGCGGGAAGGTTGGTCTTGATGTTGCTGAAGCACAGCATCTGATGACAGGTCTTGACTGGCAAGGAGCTGTCAAGGACATTCAAGCTTCTGTTAACTGGCTCAAAGCAAATGGTTCAAAGAAGGTTTATTTGAACTTCTCTTATAGCTGATTAACCATTTTGCAGTGTCTCAAATGTTTCAATCAGCACATTATTGGAAAATACTACAAGTAAGAGGGGAAAGAAGACAATGTTAAATAAACAAAGAAAGCTTAATCAACCAATTTTTTGTTGTTAACACTGAGTTTTTCTTGCCAAATTTTAACTCATTGCCCTATGGTCAACAGCTAAAGCTCTTCTGCAGTTGTTTTTGGAATCTGATTGCTTTGCTTATCTGATTAGGCCGGTGTAACTGGATTCTGCATGGGTGGTGCCCTTAGCATTGCAAGTTCTGTGTTGGTCCCTGAGGTTGATGCAGTTGTAgccttttatggagttcctcCACCATCACTTGCAGATCCTGCTCAAGCTAAGGCACCTGTGCAGGCTCATTTCGGTGAGCTTGACAATATGGTTGGGTTCTCGGATGCGAAggtattttaacattttttctGCTGAAATATAGGTGGATTCTCTGTCTTGATTGAAATTTTTCATGCTGTTCTGTTCTACTGGCCTTGATCACTTAAATGTTTTAACAAAATTTAAGCTCAGCTGTCATCATGTTTTCTCATGCAAAGATCCATTAAATAGTTGGCACGTAAATTCTAATCCCTCAGTGGTGATCTGAAAGACTAAATTTCTTGGAATGTGGATTCAGTGAATTATAAGGATTTTGTCCAGCTCTCTATTAACAATTGGTTTGTCAGTCTGCTGCTAAATTAAAATGGTAACTAACTCCATGTAGCCTGAAAGAGTTTCCAAAAAAGGTGGATATGAAATATGcactttaaaaaaattcagtATTTATGTGAACATTGTAATGCTTTGGGTTTTGCAGAGACAGTTATGGTTCTCTGCCTGGGTGTTGTCCTAACAAATATAAGATCACTAATGTCAAAGAAAATCTAACAATTAAACCATTGGCTTTACGAATGACTGCAGAAAAGATGTACGAATCAAAGCAGGAACATTGCCACTTAATTATGTGGAGTGCCTGCAGCTTCTTTGTTGCTGAAAACAACTCATTTCATTTACCTCTAAGGACATCCATATTCCATTCATGATTAACTTCCTGATTTTGTAGTTTTGCTTGCCCCCAACCACTCTGATACCCCTTCCAGTAAGTTGTCCCTGGTAGGccactatatttatttttagttgtaCACAATTGCTGGTTGCCTCAGTTAGATTTCTAATTCCTTACTGCTAGGGGTACGATTTATAGATTAAACTTTTAACAAGATTATGTCCTGAATATATGCAGATTTGAGGTTTCTAGTGATTCCTATGACAAGAGATAAGTGAGAAAAGATTTAAGAATCTTATTAGATGGAGCATCACAAGAGGAGTGGAGTACAGAAATATGGTTGGGAGGGAAAATCGAAAGATGTTTTAGGAATTAAATGATGCAAGGGAGAAAAGAAGTATGAATGTTCCCAAATTACTACAAAGAAatcctctttttctttccctAAACTAATGTTACAACTTTAGGAATATGTTACTGTTCCTGTTGATTTCGACTGAGAGAATTGGTGATGAAGTGAGTCCTGAAGTGCTAAGACTCTTTAGTTAAAATCTATAAGTAGTTCTTTAGTATTAGAAACTGTTTTAGGCAAATAACTAGCTTAAGTTGAACAACGCCTAATGTTGTTACTATCATTGatcattgttttgttttacttaGTGGTATTTTGTTTGTTGAGtactgtttttcctttttcttttgggtgGTATTCCAGAATTACTGGATTCATACAGTATAAATTAATGTATGTGTTAGCATGTCTTTCGAAATATGACTCTCTAGTGATCCTATTAGGAAGAGAGTGACACTCAGATGAAACTATAGACAAGACACATGGTGGGGTCTGCTGAATGATCATTTTGTGAAGTTGCAGATTAACATCAGATAGAATATGGACTTCTTAACTTCAGATAAAAGTTGGAAGGTGCTCCTTACTGGTAAAGGCAATCTGGATAAGGTGTTAAGGAGTGAGTCTTTACGCTTctattggaaatgatgtatGGAATTGTGTGTTCATTTCTTTCTGTCACGATTACTGGTTTTCTTTTGCATGTGTATTGTCTTTGCACAAGCTTACTCATTGTCTATATGAAGCTTTCATGGCCCTTCTTGTGAGCTTTCCAGTGTgatcaaattttggaattaaAATTGGGGAGTAATGTTGATTCGGTGAATGTTTATCTATAGCCATAGTACCCCAGGTTGAGGTGATAACCTTGGTATATAAGAACTTTGGCTTCCGAATGCGCCAAACTGGCAAATAATCAACCTACAAGCAGAAGGAAGATCTTGTTGAGGCTTGTCATCTGTTTCATAGGTGTGAATTTGGATTTGCAACCATTTAAGCCGTTGTACTTTGGTTGGCATCATTCAGGCATTTGTCTGCGATAGCCCTAAAGAACTTCAGGGTATAGCAGGATATAGCTTATTCAAAATTAAGATGGGAAGACATCTAGCATCCTTCATGAGCTGAATGTAGTAATGATCCTAGTTAAAGTTGGTAATATAGGAAACGAAGTTCATCTTCTAATTTTGTATCTGCAAAAGTTTAAGTAATGTTGAGCATCTTTCATGAGCTGAATTGAGGGCATGAATTTCATCTTCTAATTTTGTATCTGTGACATGTAATAGCAGTTTGTTTCGTGAAGAGACTATTATATTACTGAGCAGACACCTTTGGTGTGGAAATCTGATAATTGTTTTTAGAATCTTAATGAAGATTGGAGTAACTTGTAAGTTGGTTGGGATACATCTGGCAAGGTGGACTAGTGCACCATTTTTCCATTAACTTTTTGGGGACTGCAGCAATTTGGAAGATAACTTAAAGGATTCTGGAATGGTAAATATAAAGGAAAATGAGTACTAAGAAATGTGATGCGGTATTTTTTTCAAGTGTTGTGCTAGATTGAGAGTTGAGAAGCTAATGTTTGTCTTTATTGGGCAGAAAGATGTGTGGACGCAACTGACTGGGAAGCTTGTGGTGGTGAACCTGTTACTGATTATTAGTTCAAGTCTAAGATTTGTACTTTGACATATTATTGTGGTTCCTTGTACAAAGAGATTTGCTTTCAAGGACGTGACCTCTTTGGCTCTTTTGGAGGAGGTACCTCTAGTGACACGGTTCAAATTTTATTAATACCATCCGATCGGTTAATGGTCATTGATAAGTCTTGTGAAGTTTTGTAGGACAACACTCCTGGAATTAATAGTGGTGGCTGACTAAATTTGGTGCATTTTTTCACGTTTTAGGCTTCCTGAATCCTTAAGTTGCAATTGCTTTTTCATTAGTTTATAGCTCCAGTTATATTTCATTATCCATATAAGGTTTGTAAATGGCACGGTTGAGGGTCTTCAGGCACTTCTGAGAATTAAATAATGGTGTAGCCTTCAGTATTCTTAGAGCAATATGTAGCCTTGCACCACTTCTAAAATGATATAATAGAAGAAAGTTGCTTAAGTAGTTTGAATTGTAATTCCGTTATGTATATTGTTGCCATCTGATTTGGAGTGTGTTTCTGTTTCTGTTTCTGCTGGCATCCAGTTCAATCACACATCTTGGGGCTTTGTGTGTTTTAGCATCTTTATCTCTAATAATTAAGCTATCCTATTTGCTCCTTTCAGACTGGGAAAGCATTGGAGGAGAAGCTAAAGGCGGCTGGAGTTCCACATGAGGTTTATATCTATCCTGGTGTTTCACATGCTTTTCTGAACACCTCTCCTGAGGGTGCCCAAAGGAGGAAGAGTATGGGACTGAATGATTCAGATGATGCCGCTGTTGAACTAGCATGGGCACGTTTTCGCCCATGGATGAGCAAATACTTGTCTTCCTAagcaactaattttcttttgtttgctgGTCCAGATAAAACCACAATCTAGTAAATGATGTGATAAAATTGGAAGGCCTGCAGTTTGTCTTCCCCTTAGTAAGTGGTGTGGTAACAATTTaaacttttgtttcttaaataCAGTGCTGTGATGCGATCTTGTATTTTATCCTGCATGGAGAGTAGTAGTATTTCAAAATGATTGATCTATCTATTGCTATCTCTGCTTGAGCATTATAGTTGTTGCTTATGGAAAAATTTTATCACGGTTTGGACCAAAACTTGTTGGTCTTTGACCAATGAGAATGCTCCAAAATAAGATTGTGAAACTCATTAATTTCACATTGAACACAATCCATCCCTGTTTCTCCAATTGATTCGTATTTCATTGGTCAAAGATCAACTATATTGCCAGCTATAAGCCTTTGCCAAATGGTTGGTCTATATAATTTCTTTTTGATcatgaacttgagatgttgccTTGGGTTCTTGGTTACTTTTTTAAAGATTGACTGGAGAGATAGACTAACGTGCGGAGGTGCCTCAATCAACTGCCTTTGGCTGAAACTATTATTCCTTGACAAAGTTTGAAAAATCAATGTGGTCTGAGGTAACAGGTTTTGAATTTCTCTTGTAGTCTGTTTCAAAGTCATTATTAGTCCAATATGTCCTGATTGAAGTCGGCATACGGTGTTCGATGCCTGGCCCTGATGAGGTGGGATTTTGGACCTTTTGGTAAGAAGAAAATTGAATACACAGCTTGAAGAGACCAAAGGGAAATAGCTATATGGAAAAGAAATATATAGGAATTAGATGTATTATGTCTATTTCTGAAGGTTCATCTATTGCTAGCTATTCGAAAgacttttcttttagtttttagttgcTCACAAGTGTCCATAGAacatttcttttgattttgagAAGCATTTATTGGAGATAGAAGATGAAGAGTTCTTTGGTTAATTATCCTAAGGGCATTTTGAATCTCCAGAACTCTTAACGGGTAAaacatcttcttctttttttattattatttggacTCAATAAGCATAACTTAGGAAGACTAGGGCAAATTTCTGATAcatccgtttggattagctgtttttgggagtgtttttgaaaaattttactgtagcagagtttttagaggagattttgggatatttttagaaaatattttggaatatttaagagtagtagaATTTGTTCACCTGAAAACTGGGATGGATTACAGGTGAAAACCAAGCAAAATTTGTTCACCTGGAAAGGCTGGGATAACTAATTTTGCTGAGTTCCATGGTGGATGGATTGGTTTTACACATAGGGGATCATAGTCCAGTGTGTTGAAAATCCATacatattttttacttttatttccaGTCATAACATGCAAGTAAAAGAATAGATATATGGTACACTTTTCTGTttcattaatttattttttctttttggtcaaaattggttcTTGCTGAAATTTTCTAAAGCACACAGAATGGACTTGACTTGCTTAAATGTGTGCTGGAAAGAATAGAATCTGTTAATTGGTCTTTGACCAAATATAGCTAAATAGAAAATATCCCACGTACAAAAAGGGTTGGGTGGGGGGTCCATTTTTTTGAAAGCTTTGATTGATGGGAAACTCATTAGCAATCCTCTTGATACGCTAACAAAATGTCGTCTCAATTTCTTGCTCATCTTCCATTTCCAGAAACTGTCAAAAATTTCTCTCTGCTGTTTTGACATTTTGCAAATGGTTGCCATGACCGGATGCTTCAGAACTTTATCTTTAGCCTTTGTTTAAGGCAATTTAGATCTCACCCCTTTGTCACGCCTTTTCTTTGTATTTGGCACTCGTTTAGTACATGAAACTCATGATATCTATTGTTTTTGTCCATCACTTGATTGATCTTTAAATCCAAAATGCTCTGTTCTTGCTCAAATTTACATGTGAATTCAAAGAACTCAcaaactttatttgttttgaaaaaaaaaaaaaagggtggaaAAGAAACTATTTAAATAGGAAGCGCAGTTCTTTTGTACTTATATGTTAAGATTTAGAGCGCTCATCAACTTACTAACTTGGTTGGAACATTAATCACGTAACAATGAGATCTCTAGTTCAACTTTCAAACCTTTTTCTCTACAttcgaacaaaaaaaaaggttaaaatttgaaattaccGATCTAGATCGAATCACATTAGATGCGATTCAATTTGCGCAGCTCATTATTCCAACCGTATACAGTCTGGTTCCCTTAAATTTGGGGTACTATCTGTCCAAGTTGGCTACTTTCCAACCAGCTATTACACTTTTCCTTACTTTTGAATCTTTCGTCTCAGCGCTTAGATTGAAACGACTGGGTTTTATTGTCAAAGCTTCTACATGGTCTTGTTTGTGAAGAACAAATTTGGAATTCAATCCTTCTGAATAGACTGAATAAACCAACATGAACTTTCACATCGTAATATTCCCCGATTAAGATACTCCATAAATTGATAAAACCAGTAAAAAAATATGTAACAGTaaatatctttaaaaaaaaaaaaagccagtGAATGTGTACTTTTAATCGTAGAAAACAGACGAAGTATTCCATCTTTATGAAAACAAGATGCAAAGACACAGCAGCTGAAAGCCTGAAACCGATCACCTTAATGAATTAGTAAGCGCAAATTAGCAGCTGCATGGTTCCTAGAGACCTAGATATGTGAAAGCCACCAAACCTATTTGATTATTAATACGTGTTTTTCAGGAACTaatataactttttttttagccCCTTTGATACCTTTTCACCCAAATTGCCAGATGTTCAAGATTCGAATTCTGAATCTGACGGTAGAACTAAAATATACCTCATTTTTTCGTTTCTTTGATTATATGTTGTAAGTCTAAATGTTGAGACTCCATTTTTAGAAAGAAGAGTAATTGTTG
Above is a genomic segment from Coffea eugenioides isolate CCC68of chromosome 5, Ceug_1.0, whole genome shotgun sequence containing:
- the LOC113770097 gene encoding uncharacterized protein LOC113770097 — encoded protein: MISISSYYYCSRIFPKTLLNLKNTKKPTSPLPCSSLLKQLVSPSSTPVLQVRAMADSAAVSSPFKKIQIQRDDTTFDAYVVGKEDAPGIVVLQEWWGVDFEIKNHAQKISQFDGGYKALIPDLYRGKVGLDVAEAQHLMTGLDWQGAVKDIQASVNWLKANGSKKAGVTGFCMGGALSIASSVLVPEVDAVVAFYGVPPPSLADPAQAKAPVQAHFGELDNMVGFSDAKTGKALEEKLKAAGVPHEVYIYPGVSHAFLNTSPEGAQRRKSMGLNDSDDAAVELAWARFRPWMSKYLSS